acacacaacacacacacacacacacagacacacacacacacggcttgcATGTCGGTAACATCTTCCCGGCATCAAAGCGTATTGTACTGTATGGGTAAACAAACTTagcgcctcccccctcccgaaAGCAAAGCCGTACCAGCCCCCGCCGCAGGAAGCAGGTGAAAAAATAGAAGtgcgttgacctttgacctcgggGTGCACACTTGTTGACTGATGTTCGGCGGCGAGGTCGCCTTTTCCCTTCTGCGGCATTCTTCAAGACGAGCCGGCCCgtgcgcatgtgtgcgtgcacgcgtgcTCCCCGGGGAGATCATCCCCTTCTACTCTTTGAAGGCTCTGTGCTATAGAGCTGTTTTCATACTGCACCGGCCGTGGGTTTCCTGTCtcagctgacccccccccgtcccccccagccTCCTCCTGGACACTTCAGAAAAGCTTCCCGGGACAAACACCTTTCTCCGATTAACTACAGAGGCCtcaggagcggggggggggagtgggggggggacgcgctTCCATCTGGGTGCCATCCCACTCAGGAACAAAGAGACAGGACgttgagaaacacacacacacacgctataaCCACATTAGCCCGGCGGCGCGGCGGCGTGCAGGAGCGGACCGGCGTCCTCGGTCCCGGCGAATAAGACGCGCTCCAGCACAGGGGACACTTGGATCTCCGTGAAAGGGGGCCAAATCAAATAACTCGGGACATTGGAATCCTCTGCGCATGCACGGCGCTCAGCCCAGCTGACACAACACAGGCCCAGGGATGAAAAGAGGACGGGGTTCAGCCGCGGATCAGTTCCACATGGCCTTCGAGTGGAGCAACAAAAACGGCCCGGTGCAGACGAGCGTGCACACGGTGCACCCAACACGCATCAATTTCACACCCGTGAAATCAAATTAGAGACTTGATACACCAGCATGTCTCAAAGGGTTTCTCATAagaataaaaaagcacaactAATATATCGCCGTTTCTTTTATAGAGACCTCCCCAATGAACAGATCCAGAGTCTCCAAACGTGTGGTCTTTATTTCCAAATGTTAAAAAGCCGGAATTAGGGAGATGAAATAAAATTAGGGCAGGGGTCACAATAGGCCCCCCTTCAGGGTGTGGGCTGTTTAAGCTGGTCCAGTTTGCGCCGCAGCATGTTGTAGTTGTCTCTGGTCCCGGGAGCCTTGGGGTCCAACTTCAGAGACAGCTCGTAGTGCTTCTTGGCCAGCTCCAGCCTCCCCCAGCGATGATACAGCACAGCTGAGGGGAAACGTGGAAACGCTGATCCAGCTGAGCAGCACGTCTTCTGCTAGCATGCACGATTGTCTAGAATATCTGACGCAATCCAGGGCTGCGGGATGGCTTACCTagattgccatggcaactggcAGAATTTGGGTTGATACGGAGAGCATGAAGGAAGAAGCCCTCGGACTCCTGAGGACAAGAAGTAACACGCTGAATCATCTTCACCTTTACCACTCCTGCCtttggaggaagaggaataCAATCATTGTGTGCCAAAATAAAGGGTTTAACTCAACAACCTTATATTTCTGTGATTTCCCCAAGACGTTGGCCAATGAAAACATGATTGTGTGGTCGTTGGGGAGGAGCCTCAGCGCCTCTCGGCCGATCAGCTCGGCTTGACCCAGGTTGCCttgaaaagcacaaacacaatgtTCTCTTTagtgacaaacaaacacacacacacacacttgaagtAGATGATCACATGAATTTACACACAGGATACCAAAACCCAACTACAATAAGAGCCAGAAGGAGAGAACCGGACTGCTTGCTGTATTTGTCAGCAGAGTTTTTCCCCTCTCCACACAGGAGCGGTTTAGTCTCCTAATTAGGGTTGAACACAAGGCCCACTGGGTTATTGATCTCTGTCAGAGGACCCGTCTATCTGGTCAGAAATGGCTAGTGAGCGAGCGAtcgagcaagagagagagagagacgatgaAAATGACGTAATGACGAGTGACTGAAGGAGCAGCTCTGCCTGAAGCTTCTCGATTCAGCCTTTTGTTTGTGTAACAagcaaaaacaagagaaaaaaagattacaaaaTGATACTTattgttctttctcttttctcgtTTGTTGGGGAGAGGAGGTACAATTGTTTCGGTCACATCTAGGGAACATTTtagggggcgtggggggggacCTCTGAGGGGCCGCGGTCCCAGGTTGCACTTCACCCACGTTGCATCAGGAACATACGGGGCCCTGATTGGACGGTTGCGGCGGCCTCCAGGgagactccgccccccccccccccccgtgggagCGGCTACTGACGAAACGGCTCGAGCGTTTGGAAATCAGAGCATTCTCCACACGGCAGGGAAGAGTGCCTTGAAAACTCCCAACACAAAGCTTTAATACATAAATTTCAAGCATTGCTGATTCCTGCTCTTCCGGTCTAATCTTGTTGGCCATTTAGATTTCCTGCCTTTTCCAAAACCACCGAGGCAGCGTTTCCCAGCTGTTTAATGCTGGAAAAGGCTGTTCGCCAGCACAGAGTTCTACAAAAGGGAAGTGACTTGGGGGAAGCGTATTATTGGCGTTATGATTTGTGATCAATGCTAGAttaaagctaaattcatccCGCAAATTAGAATATTTCAAACCTCGTAGCAGCAtgattattttgtgtgtttattactGTTTATTGAACCTATCAATTATTCTTGGAAAGAAAGTCAGTTCTGATCATGAGGTGTTTTTTCCATTAAATCGAGCACATGATGTTGCGTGTGAAGTGTGTACGTGTGCCTTTTGTCATACCGGTGTTGTCCAGCAGTATGACCATGTTGTTCCAAGCCAGGCTGTGGTCCGGTTTTAGCACAGTGGCGTTCCTCCACGCGTTCAGTGCATCCACATGTCTGTTCAGGTCAGCATACTATCATGACGAGAACAGAGAATATAATTTAATACAAATTAAACTGACTGAACTCTTTACATCTTAGCATCCAATGACTGACTAGAAGCCTATTCTCTGTCTGGACGCCACCACTCTGTGTTTTTATCTTTCCTTATGTGGACCCTCACCAGTCGTCCCAGGTTGTAGTAGCAGTCCGGGTATTTCTTCCGGAAGCGGATTGCATTCCAATAGCTCTGCTCAGCCTGATCAAACTTCTGCAGGCTGTTCTGAACTATACCCAGGTTCATCCACGCTGCAGCAAAGTCCGACCTGCACAGTCATATACAACAAGAACAAAGATTTTCCCCTGTTCTCTGGGGTCGGAGGTGTAATGCTGCTGGTTCTCCGACTCACTGGATAGAAACCGCTTTGGACAGCAGGTGTTCGGCCTCGATCAGCTCGTTCCTCTCCTTCAGGATGTTCCCCAGGTTGTTCATGGCGTGGACGTAGGTAGGATGCAGTCTGTAGATTTCATTTAACATGACTCGTCCGTATCTCGCAttgaatgaaatgctttttgggtgtggaggggtggggggggggattacctGACCGCCTCTCTGTAATATGCAATGGCAGCGGTGGAGTTCCCTCTGTCGGCCAGGTTCTTACCGACGTTGTAGTGGACCTGAGGAATTAGTCATGGTCCGTTAGGCCTCAGAGCGGCCCGCACAGACGCGCCACAGACCCAGACACTCACCTTGGCATTGAGCGGACAGACGGACAGGGCACTGGTGAAGAGGCTCTGCTCCGACCGCCACTGGTGGCTGCGCAGGGCGCAGCGAgctacgtgcacacacagcagCGCGAGCAACGACGCACACAGTGGCCTCTGGAAtggggcagagaggaggaaacagacaTGTACTCAAGCTTAAATATCAATTAACGGTGACTCACAGTTAACAGCCTGAAAATAAATCCATGCAACGCGTGGACACCGCCTGCTGCGATCATCCCTTCTGAGAGGAGTCATTAGTCATCTCTTATACATCACTGAGTTACCGAGTCATTAAAGCCGCATTAACAGGTGGCGGATAAAAGAGTTTAGGACAGTGTCCCCTGGTGGTTTGCAGAGAGAGGAAGGTCACTGGGTTGGAATGATTGCTGGAAGCCAAGGTAGTGTTTTAAAACACATAACGTCTGCTGCGCTGGTGCCAACAGTACCGCACTACTCCAGCGTATGAGGGGTCCCCTAAAAATGGACACGGGTGTTTTTTGAACCAAGACCTTTGAAAGCGAGGATGCCGTCACCCAATAAACAGTTTCTATTGGTCATTGGAGAGAGTGGATGTGGCCCGAGGGTCCAACCGGGTTGGCGATCCTTTGCTTCGGTGCGGTTTATTTGGATTTGGCCCCTTACCCGGCACGTGGgccagcggcagcagcactGCCCCACGGCGTAGGCCAGCAGCAGGCAGTAGCCAGCCGACGACAAGTAGAGCACTCTCTCAGCGACGACGAAGCCCACCCGGAAGAAAATGTTACAGGCCGGCAGAAAAGggaccaccagcagcaccaggccCAGGGTCAGCGtcctgggagggagggagggagggagggagagatgccaAAAGGAAGAGAGCACCGCAACAACCCATCCTGAACTATCCTCCCGAACATGGTGGTCACACTGCGGTGGGCACCGCGCACTTTTCATAATGACGTGCGGGTCCGGAGAGGCCCGGCGTGCGCTTCGCCTCGTCTACAGCGAGTGTGAGATTGGGCTGTGCTCACTTACCTCCGCCTCTGGCTGTCCTGCGAGCATAAGGCTTGGCTTATCAAGCCTATCAGGACgcaccagagcagcagcagccacgccGTCCTCCAATCAGTGGCCGACTTAATGAGAGGCACGCAGCCCATGGACCAATCAAAGCACAGCCACCAGGGACACAGCAGCAGCCAGGCATTCAGAGAGTAGTAGTAATTATAGTTCACTATCTG
The window above is part of the Gasterosteus aculeatus chromosome 16, fGasAcu3.hap1.1, whole genome shotgun sequence genome. Proteins encoded here:
- the tmtc4 gene encoding protein O-mannosyl-transferase TMTC4, which gives rise to MASSPVYWDHRIPLPLLAAARAKVTVALVALLCFMNSYDGEFVFDDSEAIVNNKDLKPATPLNNIWSNDFWGTNLSSNSSHKSYRPLTVLTFRLNYLLAGGLHPVGFHVLNILLHAVISALMTDVFAILIGGLSYDEKGSILNHAPKTSLLAALLFAAHPVHTESVAGVVGRADLLCALFFQLSFLTYCKAFNRGSDRDEGFSVRWVVVSLSLCAAAMLCKEQGITVLGVNAAFDVLVICNVDVYELSRRLLLRRNPLDVRGLLRAGLTTRLALMGLGGLSMLYARWRIMGTGPPAFTDVDNPASFAENIFLRIVNYNYYYSLNAWLLLCPWWLCFDWSMGCVPLIKSATDWRTAWLLLLWCVLIGLISQALCSQDSQRRRTLTLGLVLLVVPFLPACNIFFRVGFVVAERVLYLSSAGYCLLLAYAVGQCCCRWPTCRRPLCASLLALLCVHVARCALRSHQWRSEQSLFTSALSVCPLNAKVHYNVGKNLADRGNSTAAIAYYREAVRLHPTYVHAMNNLGNILKERNELIEAEHLLSKAVSIQSDFAAAWMNLGIVQNSLQKFDQAEQSYWNAIRFRKKYPDCYYNLGRLYADLNRHVDALNAWRNATVLKPDHSLAWNNMVILLDNTGNLGQAELIGREALRLLPNDHTIMFSLANVLGKSQKYKESEGFFLHALRINPNSASCHGNLAVLYHRWGRLELAKKHYELSLKLDPKAPGTRDNYNMLRRKLDQLKQPTP